A window of Helicobacter macacae MIT 99-5501 genomic DNA:
CTAAATCATCACCAATAAATGGAATCCCCCCAAAAAGGTTGGTAATAACAGTAGCAGCCCAATAGCTCATCTGTCCCCAAGGCAACATATATCCACTAAATGCTTCCGCAGAAAATACCACAAACAGCAACATACCGCCTATCCACACCATTTCTCGCCCTTGCTTATACGAGCCATAATAAATCGCTACAAACATATGAATGTAAATAATCACAAACACCATACTTGCAGCTACTGCGTGTATATGTCGCCACAGCCAGCCAAACTCCACTTCTTTCATAATAGTGAAATTCACGCTATTAAACGCATAGTCCGTATCAGGCTTGTAATACATAAGCAAAAACAGCCCGCTTACCACAAGTAGCGTAAATAGCGTCAGCAAAAGCACGCCCATAGCCCAAAGGAAATTGATATTTTTAGGAATCCAATATTCCGTCATCATCACTTTGAGGAATTTATTTACACCAAGCCTTTTATCAAGCCAATCCATAAGTCCTTCTGATTTGTTAAAAGTCGCCATTTTCTCTCCTTTATGCTTTTAGCATAGCTTCATACTCGGGTCCAGAAACACCAAGCGTAAGCACTGTGCCTTCTACTTTAAATGGCGGAACATCAAATGGTCTAGGTGGTGGAGTGCCCTCGACATTTATGCCATCTAGCGTGAATCGTCCGCCGTGGCAGGGACAAAGGAAGCTTTTTTCATCGCTTTTGTAGAATGGTATGCAACCCAAATGAGTGCAAATCTGCAAACCAAGCGTATACACAGCATCGCCTATTTTGAAGTTTCGCTTCGCATCAAAGCCATCTTGAGCGTCTTTTCTAATGATAAACACAGGCTTACCACGCCACTCAACGCGAGAAAAATCCCCCTCTTTTAGTTCTGCCACATCTACGGTGGTTACACCAGCAGAAACAACGCTTGGGAGAGGGTCCCAAGTCTTTTTCACAGCGATTAGTGAAGCCACAGCACCCACAGCGGTAACGCCGCCTAGTGCCATACCCAAGAAATCGCGTCTTTTTACTTCAGCCATTGCGTTCTCCTTTTGCAAAATAAAAGGTTGATTGTAACGATAAACATTTAAAAGTCTTATTAAATAACTATAAAAATGCAAAAAAAACTAATATAAATTCATAATTTTGTCCTTTTTGAGAATAAAAAATAGCCACAAAAAATGCAAAAGTATCAGTAAATAGGCTTTTGTGCGACATTTGAGGGATTGTGCTTCGTTAAGAAACATTTGCCTAGCATCGTTAAATAATGTCGGGCTATGTAGCGTCTTGTTTTGTCGCATTTCACGCTACTTGTTTTAAGACTTTTCCAAAATCCTATCAATTTTGCTAAAAACTTATCTAAAAAATAAGAGAATGTATCTTTTTAGATATTTTTTTGCGCTACAATAGCGATTTTACCTTAAAAATTTACTATCCAAATAAGGAGAGCAAATGCTATACAAAAACCAAAAACACACAAAACAAGAATGCCAACAATATAAGCCTAATAAGCCTGCTTCTTTGGTATTGTCTTTGGAGTTTCTACTAGGAATGTCTGCCACATTGTGCAAAGCTATATTTGTAGGGCTTTTTGGAATGGCTGTGATATTTGGCGCGACAGGTTGCGCACTATTCCAAAAAGACAAAGCCATAAGCGAAGATATAGCAGATGATGACAGCCAAAGTGAGTCCACAGAAGACGATGATACAGAGCTAGATATATCAAAACTTGAGATTAAAAGCTCTGCAATACCACTTCCTAGCGGCAAACGATTAGCAGATTCTCGTCAAATAGCCACAGATGCAAGTGATGATGGATATGACAACTGCCCCAACCCTAAATACTTCCCCAAAAATCTAATCGCCCTAAAAAAGCTCATAAGAGATGAAAGTATAAATCTAGGCGAGATTGATACGAGCAAAATCACAGATATGAAGCGTTTGTTTTTTGACACAGAAGAAGACGAAAACGACCCAGATACCGAATACCTTATCCCACTTAGGTATGAGTTTAAGGGGATTGAGTGTTGGGATGTCAGCAATGTCAAGGATATGAGTCTAATGTTTAAGGGTTTGGAGACTTTTAATGAGCCACTAAATAATTGGGATGTCAGTAGTGTAGAGGTTATGATAGCTATGTTTGCAGGAGCAGAAGCCTTTAACCAACCGCTTGATAAATGGAATGTCAGCAGAGTTCGCTCAATGAAAGGAATGTTTTATGGTACAAAGGCGTTTAATCAGCCGCTTGATATGTGGAATATCCGCAATGTCAAAAATATGAATAAAATGTTTGAGAAAACTCCTGCCTATAAACAAAATTTGGACGCTTGGGGGGATAAGCTACGCCCCGATGCGATAATGAAAGATATGTTTAAAGATTCTGCCCTAGAGAAAAATCCACCAAAATGGCTCAAAAAATAGCGTTTCTTTAAAGCTATTTAGCATAGAAATATTTTGACTAGAATGTCTTTTCTAGTCAAAGCCAAGTGTAGCGATGTTTTTTCGCTAGATTTTTGTGGCATTTTTTGGTGTTTTTTACAAGTTTTTTTTTGATTGTATTGCGGAAGTGATTTCATAGATACTACAACTAGCCAAAACAACATTTAGCTAGCCTTATTTGGCAAGTCTAGTATTGCTTTATTAGCCTTTTTGCCTTACCTGCGATAGTGTTTTAAAAAACTTCAAAAACTAGATTCTGCTTTTTTATTCTAATTCGTTTTTACTTTATCCTAACTTTGTTTGGCTTGCTTAAAAACTTTGCTACGCAGATTTATCCCACATTCGCTTCACTTATAGTTTCACTCACTCGCACTCATCGCTTCACTTTGGGCGTGTGTGATAAGCGGGTCTATTATGGAATCTAGATTGCCTGATAGCATAATCTCCTCTAAGCTATACAGCGTGAGATTTATTCTATGGTCGGTTAGGCGATTTTGCGGGTAGTTATAAGTGCGGATTCGCTCACTCCTATCGCCACTGCCGACTTGCTCCTTGCGGTTTGCACCCTCTGTCTTTGCTTTGTTTTCTAACTCCATTTCATAGATTCGCGCTTTGAGGATTTTTAATGCCTTGTCTTTGTTTTTGTGCTGGGATTTTTCATCTTGCATAGAGACTGAAATGCCCGTTGGAATGTGCGTGATTCGCACCGCTGAATCGGTGGTATTGACACTTTGTCCGCCGTGTCCGCCACTGCGAAACACATCGATTTTTAAGTCATTTGGGTTGATACTCACTTCCACATCATCGACTTCGGGCATTATGGCGATGGTTACGGCAGAAGTGTGAATGCGCCCTTGCGATTCTGTCTCTGGGACGCGCTGCACGCGGTGTGTGCCACCCTCATACTTTAGGCGCGAATACACGCCCTCGCCCTTTATTAGCGCGATGATTTCTTTATATCCTCCTACGCTATTTTCGCTCGAGCTTATGATTTCAACTTTCCATTTACGCAAATCCGCATAGCGACAATACGCCTTGAATAAATCGCCCACGAATATTCCCGCCTCATCACCTCCTGTCCCTGCGCGGATTTCTAAAAATACATTTTTATTGCCATTGGGGTCTTTGGGGATTAGTAAAATCTTTATTTCATCTTCTAGCCTAGCTTTTGTCGCTTCTAGGCTTTTTAGCTCCTCTTTTGCGAGTTCGCCTAGCTCTTTGTCATCTAGCAGGGCTTTGCTCTGCGTGATGGAATCCAGCGTAGAAATGTATTGTTTGGCTTTTTGAGTGATTTCCTCTATGGAGGATTGCTCTTTGCTAAGTTCGGTTAGTAGTTTGACATCACTTAGGCTTGCAGAATCAGCTAGTTTTGAGCTTATTTCCTCGTAGCGAGAAATGATTGGCTTTAGCTTATCAAGTAGCATTTCTAAGATTTGCTCTTTTGGATTTTGTGCTAGATTCTGCGTACTGCGGAAAGAGATGAAGTATTACAAGATTGTGAAGTTACGCACTTAGTTTTTTTAGTGCGCTATTTAGT
This region includes:
- the prfA gene encoding peptide chain release factor 1 gives rise to the protein MLLDKLKPIISRYEEISSKLADSASLSDVKLLTELSKEQSSIEEITQKAKQYISTLDSITQSKALLDDKELGELAKEELKSLEATKARLEDEIKILLIPKDPNGNKNVFLEIRAGTGGDEAGIFVGDLFKAYCRYADLRKWKVEIISSSENSVGGYKEIIALIKGEGVYSRLKYEGGTHRVQRVPETESQGRIHTSAVTIAIMPEVDDVEVSINPNDLKIDVFRSGGHGGQSVNTTDSAVRITHIPTGISVSMQDEKSQHKNKDKALKILKARIYEMELENKAKTEGANRKEQVGSGDRSERIRTYNYPQNRLTDHRINLTLYSLEEIMLSGNLDSIIDPLITHAQSEAMSASE
- the petA gene encoding ubiquinol-cytochrome c reductase iron-sulfur subunit, with amino-acid sequence MAEVKRRDFLGMALGGVTAVGAVASLIAVKKTWDPLPSVVSAGVTTVDVAELKEGDFSRVEWRGKPVFIIRKDAQDGFDAKRNFKIGDAVYTLGLQICTHLGCIPFYKSDEKSFLCPCHGGRFTLDGINVEGTPPPRPFDVPPFKVEGTVLTLGVSGPEYEAMLKA
- a CDS encoding BspA family leucine-rich repeat surface protein, with the protein product MLYKNQKHTKQECQQYKPNKPASLVLSLEFLLGMSATLCKAIFVGLFGMAVIFGATGCALFQKDKAISEDIADDDSQSESTEDDDTELDISKLEIKSSAIPLPSGKRLADSRQIATDASDDGYDNCPNPKYFPKNLIALKKLIRDESINLGEIDTSKITDMKRLFFDTEEDENDPDTEYLIPLRYEFKGIECWDVSNVKDMSLMFKGLETFNEPLNNWDVSSVEVMIAMFAGAEAFNQPLDKWNVSRVRSMKGMFYGTKAFNQPLDMWNIRNVKNMNKMFEKTPAYKQNLDAWGDKLRPDAIMKDMFKDSALEKNPPKWLKK